In Halobaculum magnesiiphilum, the following proteins share a genomic window:
- the ftsZ gene encoding cell division protein FtsZ translates to MQDIVQDALANAEAEQRDMEAAAGDDDEFGEPRIVIVGAGGAGNNTINRLYNIGVDGAETVAINTDKQHLKMIEADTKILVGKSLTQGLGAGGDPSMGERATEMAQGTIKEVLGDADLVFVTAGMGGGTGTGAAPVVSKIAKEQGAIVVGMVSTPFNVERARTVKAEEGLENLRNEADSIIVLDNNRLLDYVPNLPIGKAFSVMDQIIAETVKGISETITQPSLINLDYADMSTIMNQGGVAVMLVGETQDKNKTQEVVNDAMNHPLLDVDYRGASGGLVHITGGPDLTLKEAEGIADNITERLEASANVIWGARIQEEYKGKVRVMAIMTGVQSAQVLGPSTQKQADKSRASIEGGPADDVDFDAKSNAQSAQNGQEAAWQSDGGREESSERSNGLDVIR, encoded by the coding sequence ATGCAGGACATCGTTCAGGACGCGCTCGCGAACGCGGAAGCCGAGCAGCGCGACATGGAGGCGGCGGCCGGCGACGACGACGAGTTCGGGGAGCCCCGGATCGTCATTGTCGGCGCGGGCGGCGCCGGCAACAACACCATCAACCGGCTGTACAACATCGGCGTCGACGGCGCCGAGACGGTGGCGATCAACACCGACAAGCAGCACCTCAAGATGATCGAGGCCGACACGAAGATCCTCGTCGGCAAGTCCCTCACGCAGGGCCTCGGTGCGGGCGGCGACCCCTCGATGGGCGAGCGCGCCACCGAGATGGCCCAGGGCACGATCAAGGAGGTGCTCGGCGACGCGGACCTCGTGTTCGTGACCGCCGGTATGGGCGGCGGGACGGGCACCGGCGCGGCGCCGGTCGTCTCGAAGATCGCCAAAGAGCAGGGCGCCATCGTCGTCGGCATGGTGTCGACGCCGTTCAACGTCGAGCGCGCCCGCACCGTCAAGGCCGAGGAGGGGCTCGAGAACCTCCGCAACGAGGCCGACTCGATCATCGTCCTCGACAACAACCGTCTGCTCGATTACGTCCCGAACCTGCCGATCGGGAAGGCGTTCTCGGTGATGGACCAGATCATCGCCGAGACGGTCAAGGGCATCTCCGAGACCATCACCCAGCCGTCCCTGATCAACCTGGACTACGCGGACATGTCCACGATCATGAATCAGGGCGGCGTCGCGGTGATGCTCGTCGGCGAGACCCAGGACAAGAACAAGACCCAGGAGGTGGTCAACGACGCGATGAACCACCCGCTTTTGGACGTGGACTACCGCGGTGCATCGGGCGGGCTGGTCCACATCACCGGGGGCCCCGACCTCACGCTGAAGGAGGCCGAGGGCATCGCCGACAACATCACCGAGCGCCTGGAGGCGAGCGCGAACGTGATCTGGGGGGCGCGCATCCAGGAGGAGTACAAGGGCAAGGTCCGCGTCATGGCGATCATGACCGGCGTCCAGAGCGCGCAGGTGCTCGGGCCGAGCACGCAGAAGCAGGCCGACAAGTCGCGCGCGTCCATCGAGGGCGGGCCGGCCGACGACGTCGACTTCGACGCGAAGTCGAACGCCCAGAGCGCCCAGAACGGGCAGGAGGCCGCCTGGCAGTCCGACGGCGGCCGCGAGGAGTCCAGCGAGCGAAGCAATGGCCTCGACGTCATCCGCTGA
- a CDS encoding CopG family transcriptional regulator, translating into MSKITFRADADLVDRLEGLEGSKSEVMREALREYLDAAEERSDAETREPVGGDAGTAGSLDDALAARVDELVTARLDEVFGGRRHDSGFSHGGARPFGVPGAAADRVPSVNLTVNVDGADTAVESSADEVRPVDNPQPADADRTAGGESRSAGSVAGASDTGERSCAQCGEGVSAEHVYCPNCGEKATRRLFCECGDELRSDWGFCPGCGRRTPAADVLDRT; encoded by the coding sequence ATGAGCAAGATAACCTTCCGCGCCGATGCGGACCTCGTCGACCGCCTCGAGGGCCTCGAGGGGTCGAAAAGCGAGGTCATGCGGGAGGCGCTCCGCGAGTACCTCGACGCCGCAGAGGAGCGGAGCGACGCCGAAACGCGAGAGCCGGTCGGAGGCGACGCCGGGACCGCCGGGTCGCTCGACGACGCGCTCGCGGCCCGCGTCGACGAGCTGGTCACGGCCCGACTCGACGAGGTGTTCGGGGGGCGGCGCCACGACAGTGGGTTCTCCCATGGCGGCGCGCGCCCGTTCGGCGTCCCGGGGGCGGCCGCCGACCGCGTCCCGTCGGTCAACCTCACGGTGAACGTCGACGGCGCCGACACCGCAGTCGAGTCGTCCGCGGACGAGGTCCGGCCCGTGGACAACCCACAGCCCGCGGACGCCGACCGGACCGCGGGCGGGGAGTCGCGCTCGGCGGGTTCGGTCGCCGGCGCGTCGGATACGGGCGAACGAAGCTGCGCGCAGTGTGGCGAGGGGGTGTCCGCCGAGCACGTATACTGCCCGAACTGCGGGGAAAAGGCGACCCGGCGCCTGTTCTGCGAGTGCGGCGACGAGCTCCGCTCCGACTGGGGGTTTTGCCCGGGATGTGGGCGTCGAACCCCGGCGGCCGACGTGCTCGACAGGACGTAA
- a CDS encoding ribbon-helix-helix domain-containing protein: MERVTLRIPKQQIEEVEQMVETGEFPNRSEAIRSAVRDMLNEQADTSGERTRGERSKRSWAKV, from the coding sequence ATGGAGCGTGTGACACTACGAATCCCGAAACAGCAGATCGAGGAGGTCGAACAGATGGTCGAGACGGGGGAGTTCCCGAATCGCAGCGAAGCGATTCGGTCCGCCGTCCGCGACATGCTCAACGAACAGGCCGACACGTCCGGCGAGCGCACGCGCGGCGAGCGCAGTAAGCGCAGCTGGGCCAAGGTGTAA